GACGTAAATCGTGTAGCCCTGGCGGTCGGCGACTTCCAGGCCGCGCGGCGCCGTGAGGCTCATCCACAGCGGCGTGTGCTGGCTGTCCGCCGCGGTATCCGCCGAAGCGTTCGCGGTGGACGCGTCGTCGCCGTGCGCGCCGGCTTGCACCGGCGTGACAGGCGAGTCGGCATTGGCAGCGTGCGCCTGCATCGGTGCTTGCACATCGATGCGCTGCGCGTCGCCGAAGACGACGCCGGCTTCGAGCGCACTCGCCGCGCTAACGACATTGGCGCGCGGTGCCTCGACGAAGCCCGTTTCGACGGCCGCCGAGCCCACGAGCTGGCGCGTGATGTCGGCCATCGGCGCGAGCGCATGCCAGCCGGACGGCGCGCCGCCCGGCACGCCCGACTCAGCAGACGACGCTTGCCACGTCTCCGGACTTTTCCAGAACACGCCGCGCGCGAGTTCGTCGCGCGGCTTCTGCGCTTCGACCACAGGCGCGGGCTTCGGCGCAGCGGGCGGCGTCGGCTCGGGAATGTACGCGAACGTGCGTCCATTCAGCGTCAACAGACGGATCACTTCTGCCAGTGTGCCGTCGGCTTGCCACTCCTCGAAGCGGCGCCGGCACGTAGGGCCTGACGGATAGCGGCCAGGAAGCTTCGACCACGGCTCACCCGTCGTCAGGATCCACAGAACGGCATTGGCCACGATTCGGGGTTCGGCGCGGGGCCGTCCGCGTCGGTTCAGGCGGACGGCTGGCTCGTCGGAAACAAGCGCGGATATTTGCGCCCATTC
This is a stretch of genomic DNA from Paraburkholderia caribensis. It encodes these proteins:
- a CDS encoding DUF6566 family protein — encoded protein: MFFDELSNDEWAQISALVSDEPAVRLNRRGRPRAEPRIVANAVLWILTTGEPWSKLPGRYPSGPTCRRRFEEWQADGTLAEVIRLLTLNGRTFAYIPEPTPPAAPKPAPVVEAQKPRDELARGVFWKSPETWQASSAESGVPGGAPSGWHALAPMADITRQLVGSAAVETGFVEAPRANVVSAASALEAGVVFGDAQRIDVQAPMQAHAANADSPVTPVQAGAHGDDASTANASADTAADSQHTPLWMSLTAPRGLEVADRQGYTIYVEAEQVTNDAFRAWAEIMKDGKRVERSGLIGPRFADVDEAHRFALDWARQWIDRECRTREAAAGLHAHPSNVGMHTPKAAVRPVTRAMPELTPTPALAAANVAAATGNPHLPQHLNPRLMPLRRYPSDVAKDKTGERYPLPSNLLSHAG